GGAGGCCGAGCCGCAAGCGGTCGTCATCGTGCCCGCTGCGTCCATGGCGCGCGTCGCGGAGCCGCCGCCGCAGGTCGCAGCGTCCGTCGAGCCGGTCTTCTCGGTGGCGGCAGCTCGGGCGGCCGCCGTCGAATCGGCGCTGGCCGCTCCCCCCGTCGAGGTCGCTCCACCGCCGCCCGCGCCCGAGACACCGCCGCTCGAGCCGCCGATGACCTCATCTCCCGTGCCCGCATCGCCCGTGGCCCGCCATGCGTTCAGCATCCCGGCGGGGGCCGCCTGCGTGGCGGCGCTGGCCGTCGTGCTCTACGCCGTCTCTCCACCCGGCAAGGACGCGGACCCTCCGGCTGCGGCCGCGCCCTCGCCCGCGGTCGCCTCCGGCACCGTGTCGGAGGCGATCGCCGCCACCGCCGAGGTCCGGCCGGTGCGCACGGAGAGTCCGCTCTCGACCGAGGAGGCGGCGGCGGTCGTCGAGCAGTTCCGGACGGCGTATGAGGCGCGCGACGTCGATCGCCTCGTCCAGCTGTTCGCGCCCGACGCGGCCGAGAACGGGACGCGCGGGGTCGACGCCATCGCCAGCGGCTACCGGCGGATGTTCATGGCGATCGAGGAGCTCAGCTACAGGCTCGAATCGCTCTCGATCGCGCCCCACGGCCCGGCCGCCGAGGTGCGGGGCCCGTTCATCATCCGCTACCGCGAGTCGGGGGGCGACCACCTCGAGGTCCGCGGCCAGGCGGAATGGGAGGTCCGGCGCCGCGAGGGCCGGCCGCTCATCACCGCCCTCACCTACCGGCTCGATCCGCAGTCGTAGGCGAGCGCCTGCCCGAGCGCGACGCGCTCGCTCGCGGCGGCGGGCAGCGGTCCCGCGGCGAGCCGCTCGAGCAGCGGGCGGAGGCCGCGGCGGTTGGCCAGCTGGATGCCGAGACCGGGGCGGGCGTTGAGCTCGAGGACGAGGGGCCCGTGGCGCCGGTCGAGGACCACGTCCACGCCGAGGAACCCGAGCCCCACGGCGTCCGCGGCGCGCACGGCGAGGCGCAGCACGTCCGGCCACGCCGGCACCGCGACGTCCGCCAGCGGACGGCGGAGGTCCGGATGCTCGCGCAGCGGCCGGCCGGCGCTGACCGCGAACGTGGTGCGTCCGCTGCCGAGGTCGACGCCGACGCCCACGCCCCCCAGGTGGAGGTTCGCCCGTCCGTCCGAGCGCCGGGTCGGCAGCCGCACCATGGCGAGCACGGGAACGCCCCGGAACACGAGCACGCGCACGTCGGGCACGCCGCGGTAGGAGAGCGTGCCGAGCACCGGCTCGGGCACGACGAGCTCCTCGACCAGGAGCCGATCGGAGCGGCCTCCGGGTGAATACGCCCCGGCGAGCACGTCGCAGGCATGCGCCTCGAGGTCGCGTCCACCCAGCGTCGCGCCGCTCGCCTTGACGAAGCGTTCCCCGCTGCGGTCGACGATCACGACGATGCCGGCGCCGCCCGCGCCGCGCGCCGGCTTGAGCACGAACTCGCGCTCGGCGGCGAGGCGGGCCGCCAGGCCACGCACGTGCCACTGGGCATCGCAGACGTGGTGGAGCGCCGGCGCCGCCACACCCCCGGCGGCGAGCGCGGCCTTCGTCGCCTGCTTGTCGTCGACGACCCGGTAGCCGGTCCGCGGATTGTAGGCGAACAGGTAGCCGTGGTTTCGGCGGTTGAGGCCCAGCATCTCCCTCCGGATGCGTCGCAGGGCTGCGATCACGATCGCCGCGCCTCGGCGGGCGAAACGGCGCCCGTCTCC
This is a stretch of genomic DNA from Deltaproteobacteria bacterium. It encodes these proteins:
- a CDS encoding alpha-L-glutamate ligase-like protein, whose amino-acid sequence is MIAALRRIRREMLGLNRRNHGYLFAYNPRTGYRVVDDKQATKAALAAGGVAAPALHHVCDAQWHVRGLAARLAAEREFVLKPARGAGGAGIVVIVDRSGERFVKASGATLGGRDLEAHACDVLAGAYSPGGRSDRLLVEELVVPEPVLGTLSYRGVPDVRVLVFRGVPVLAMVRLPTRRSDGRANLHLGGVGVGVDLGSGRTTFAVSAGRPLREHPDLRRPLADVAVPAWPDVLRLAVRAADAVGLGFLGVDVVLDRRHGPLVLELNARPGLGIQLANRRGLRPLLERLAAGPLPAAASERVALGQALAYDCGSSR